Part of the Zhongshania aliphaticivorans genome, CACGATAGAAGAATCAGCAGGAAGCACATAGACCTTACCCGCTACGTCAGCATTATCGCGGCCTGCTTCAGCATCGAGTAAGTATACAAATTCTTCTGTCTTTTCAGTCACTTTTTCACTGGGTTCATCACCCAGTAAAATGACAAATTCGCTAGAGTCAGCCATGTATCTCCTTTATCCCGCGCGCTCACGTTGATGCAATAATGCTTAAGCAGCGGTGGACATTACTTCTTTAATCGAAAGTAGCTTATCAATATCGAGCAGTATTAACATTTTGTCGTCAACCGTAGAGAGGCCCTTTATAAAATCAGCGCGTACCGCACCACCAAAATCAGGCATCGCTTGTACAGCTTGCTCATCTACCCGATATACTTCAGAAACCGCGTCAACCACCATGCCAATGGTTCTTTCTTTATCGCCATTTTCAACCCTAACCACAATAATGACGGTGGTTGGACCAAACTCTATCGACTCCATATCAAATCGTTTACGTAGGTCGATAATAGGGACAATCGCCCCCCTTAAATTCATCACCCCCAAAACATAATTCGGCGAACTTGGAATAGGTGTCACTGTATCCCAACCCTGAATACCCTGTACCCGCAATATTTCTACACCGTACTCCTCGCCATTCAACATAAACGTCAAGTACTGATTGGTATCCGCGTGAAGCATATCCGACGGTGATAATTCTAAACTCTCTACACTCATACTTTATCCTCTGATATCTATGCTGCACTGATCTCAAGTGTTTTTTCGACCGGAGATACATCAATACTGTGCACTAGTCCGGGAACATCAATAATCAAGGCAACATTACCGTCACCCAAGATGGTTGCTCCGGCAAGGCCGCTAACAGGTAAATAATTTTCTTCCAAGCTTTTTACAACCACCTGTTGCTGCTCCAATAGTTCGTCAACAAATAGCCCTAATTTTTTGCCGTCGCTTTCCACTACCACCAATAAATCACCATTCTTTCCTTCTGCATGATTCAGCATTGAATTTGAGGCTGTATTGAAAGCATCACTCAATCTTGTCACGGGGATGTAATCATCCCGTAAACGATAAACATTACCTTTACCAGCAAGTGTTGAAATCTGACCTTTCGAGACTAAAACCGTCTCAACAATAGAAAGTAGCGAGAAAATATAGACATGACTGCCCACGCGCACCAATTGACCATCTAGTATCGCGAGGGTTAACGGCAACCTGATTTTTAAAGTAGAACCTTTTCCAAGCGTAGACTGAAGATCTATTCTCCCGCCCAAATCCATAATATTTCGCCTAACCACATCCATGCCCACACCGCGACCAGATAAGTCACTGACTTTGTCTGCAGTCGAAAACCCGGGCTGAAAAATAAGATTATTAATTTGCTCATCGCTGAGTGAGTCTGAAGCGGCAACAATGCCCCGCTCAATGGCTTTGGCTAGAATTTTTTCACGATTCAAACCAGCGCCATCGTCACTCACCTTAATGACAATATTGCCCCCCTCATGGTAAGCGCTCAAATGTAAAACCCCCACCTCTGGCTTACCGGCCTTTAGACGGTCTGCCGGCATTTCAATACCGTGATCTAGCGAATTCCTAACCAAATGCACTAGGGGGTCACTCATTTTTTCTAATACAGTCTTATCTAATTCTGTATTTTCACCCGATAGTTTTAACTCAACTTTTTTGCCGAGTTTGGTACTCATATCTCGCACTAAACGCTTGAAACGACTAAAACTGGCACCGATGGGTAGCATGCGAATTTGCATGGCGCTCTCTTGCAGCTCACGAGTATGCCGTTCAAGAACAAGCAAACCATCACGTAAACCCTGTGTTTCAGGATCTGTACTTTCCTTATCACCAAATCTGGCGAGCATTGATTGAGTAATAACTAACTCACCAACAAGGTTTAGCAGCATATCGATTTTATCAATACTAACTCGAATCGATCCGCTATCTTTTGCAGGCGCATGGGTCGCCGCCGGCTTGGATGTTGCTGGTTTTTCTGCTGATTCGGCAATTATAGGTGACGAAGCTGGAATCGTTTTGGGAGCGTGCTGTTCTGCCGTTGCCAGTTCTAACAAGGGCTCTATGCTAATCTCGCTTTGATTACTCACCCACTCAAACACATCAAGCACAGCCGCTTTTTCGATATTACCCCGGAGTTCAATCTCCCAGCTGGCATAACATGCTTCGGGGTCCATTAATTCAAAATTGGCATCCTGACTTAAAGACGATACCAATGAGATCTCCCCCATCGCCGCCAGCTCTCGAAACAATCGCTTAGGTTCATTACCGGTTTTAAATATTGTCGTTTCTGGTGCGTAGCGTATTTTCCAACCCGACTCAGCGGATGCCTCTGAAACCGTTTGGTCCGGCTCAGTGCTTACTTCACCACTACCTGTTGTGGTTTTTTTATCCAGCAGTGCATCGATTCTTACTTGCACTGAATCAATAATCTCTTTGTTAGCTTCCCGCTGATGCTGACTTGCATCTAACATATCCCGAATACAATCTACGGAGGCAAGTAAAACCTCTATAACGTCTTCACTCGCTTCTCGCTGACCTCCGCGCATTTCATCTAACAGTGTTTCTACACCGTGGGTAAAATTTGAAATTTCTAAGAAACCAAATGTCGCGGCGCCCCCTTTCATTGAGTGAGCAGCGCGAAATATATTATTTATTGTCTCAACATCTATATTATCCGGCGTCAGATTTAATAAACCTGACTCCATAACATCAACGCCCTCTGCACTTTCTTCAAAGAAAATTGCATGAATTTCAGCCATATCGAGATCGATAGCCATATCAGATCCCTTTTGGCTCAAGTACGCGATCAAGTATGCGCAACAGTGCCTCGGCATCAAATGGCTTTACTATCCATCCCGTTGCACCAGCTTCTTTACCGCGCATTTTCATATCGGATGAAGATTCTGTTGTTAACATCAAAATCGGGGTGAAGCGGTAAGAGGGCAACCTCCGTAATTCTGACGTTAAAGTAATGCCATCCATATTTGGCATATGAACGTCAGTCAATACAACATCCACCCCTTGGTTTTTGGCGAACGACAAGGCATCCGTTCCATCTTCCAGTGAATGAACTTCATGTCCTGCCCTACGTAATGTCATGGAGACCAATTGGCGCATGGATGGAGAATCGTCGACGGCTAGTATATTGGCCATAAATTAGTCGCACCCTCTTATTGAGCTGGGCTTAAGTTGCAATCACCTGCATCAGTCACCTTTAAATGACGAAAAATACAGACAAAGATTATGATCACAGTAGACTAATTTGATGTACAAGGAGGTATTCGTAATTGTACTGACGATAGTGTTAAGTTTTAAATAATGCCGCTGCACTCGCGGCGACAGTCATTATAAACAAAAACCACTTTAAACCTTGTGGGCTTATATTTAAAGCAACCCTAACCCCGATCTTAGCGCCAATAACAGTGCCCACTGCCAGTATTAATCCAGGAAGCCAAGCAACCAAGCCCTGCCACACGAACACAGCCAAGGCCGTCAACGTTAATGCCGCAGCACATACCAATTTAATAGCATTAGTTTTGACGAGGTCGTAACGCAATCCACCCGCTAAAGCCGCAATAAGAATAAAGCCCACTCCAGCCTGCACAAAACCACCATAAATACCGGCCACGAAAAGCATACCCCAGGCCTTGGGACTCTCTGAGACGGACAATGCTTTCGTACCCAGTGGCGGCGCTACTATGTTTGGCCGAATCAATATGATCAAGGCCATAGATACCATTGCTATTAATAAAGCGGGTTTCAGCCAATCACTAGGTGCAAAAGCCGCTATTACAGCCCCTACCAGCGACCCTAGTAATGTTGGCTTTAATATACCTAAAAGATCATGCCGAGCTAACTGACCATGCTTGTCAAAGTCTTTTGCCGCCGCAACAGACTGCATTAACACACCCACTCGGTTGGTCGCATTTGCGACATCTGCAGGCAAGCCCATCAACATTAATGCCGGAAGCGTTAGATTTGAGCCGCCACCCGCCAGTGTATTAATCACTCCGGCAACGATTCCTACCGCAATTAGCAGTACCGCAAACCATGGACTTACTGAATATATTGCATTTACGTCCATTACGCTTTGCTCCAACCGCTATAAACCGTTTAAAAACATCTTTGCTTGCAACCATCTCAAGCCCTTGCAAAACCATAAACCTGTATATGCATTTTACACTTATTAATAAGTATATTTTCGAATCGTAACTAATCAGATCGGAACTATACTATTACTCATAGTCAAATTACTTAACACCGTTGTATGCAGTCTCTTTGTTTAAAAAAGGGGAACACCATGACAAATTCAAAAGCCATCAACATCGGTATACCAGTCGCAGCCAATATTGTTTTATTTGTCGCATCTGGCGCTGCAGCTCAAATTAGCATGGGGGTTCTTCCTGCTATCGCGCTCGTAGTGGCATTACTACTAAGTGCAACCGCCTTAAGCGCCTAGTGAGGTTGGAAATACACAATTATCGCAGAGGGAATAAGTAGCTTGTGTAGCTTTGCAAACTATTTTACCCTCTGGAAGTCACTCATAAAGTTGAGCAACACACCACTACCGCATTTTTCTTCCTTTACGCGGTTAAACTACCTACTTTATGTATCAGCGTCACGGCCTTTACTAGGAAGAATATCAGCGACACCAATCGTGAATATTGAGTGACTGACCACAACGCACAGGAACATAATGATAATTGATCGCAATCGTATGCGAAGTATGACAAAGAACAACCAGAAACTCATTTCGACTGTCTCACAACTATTTTTAAATGAGCTTCCGGATATGATTCTTAACATCGAACATGCTTACCAAGCAGCTAACCGAGATGAACTAGCGAATGCGGTTCATCGCTTAAAAAGCGGGCTTGGCAACTTTGTAACAAGTGACTATTATCAAGAGTTCTCCTATATAGAGATGATAGCAAGAGACAATAAGCCACCCATCGTGCCTCTAGATAAATGGTTTGACGAGTGGGACCACACAAAATCAAAGCTTGATATCTTGAGCGCTGAACTAAAAGAAATGGCCGGTATATAGATATTATATGGATGTGCTAATTGTTGATGATGACGCGATTACTCGCCTCGCACTCTGTACGGCCCTTGAAGAATGGGGCTTTGTACCCATTGTGGCGGAAAATGGTGATCAGGCCCTGCAAAAGTTAGAAGCAGAAACCGCCCCTCATTTACTTATAATAGACTGGTCCATGCCCGGCATGAGTGGACCGGAGCTGTGCAAATCAATACGCAAGCGAGATGACGGCCAGTTTTTTTATATCCTGATGCTTACGGGAAAAGAAGGCAACGAAGCCATCGTAGAAGCTATGGAGGCTGGTGCCGATGATTTTCTTAACAAGCCCTTTGATCATCGCGTTTTAAAAGTGCGTACGGCTGCCGGTAGCCGAATCGTACGCTTGGAACAAACGCTTAACCAGCTTGCATCACGCGACGCACTCACTCAATGCTGGAATAGGCGGATGATTGATGAGCTGTTTGCAAATTCAATCGCAGAATCCACCCGAAAACAAACAACATTTTCACTCATGATTTTGGATATCGACCACTTTAAAAAGGTCAACGACACTTATGGTCATGCTGGTGGAGATATGGCACTCAAGCATATTGTTAATATCTTGAACACCAACCTTCGCGAATACGATCAAGTAGGCCGCTATGGCGGAGAAGAGTTCGTCGTATTACTGCCCGCCACTGACCAAAATGAAGCCTGGGGTGTAGCCGAACGTATTCGCTCAGCCATCCAATTTCAGCCAACTAGGATCAGTGATGATGTCAAAATCGACTTAACCGTAAGTATTGGCCTTGCTCAATTCGATCGTCGGCAAGATGCTAATCAAAGCGCCTTTTTCGAGCGTGCCGACAAAGCGCTTTATAACGCCAAACAGTCAGGCCGGAATCGCATCGTAAGTGCAGAGTGAAACCCCAAACCTTGAGCCGGTTTGTCATTAGCACCATAAAACCCAGACAATTAGTAAAATAAAGAATTATACGTATCAGCGTTGCTTCTTCAGGGTTTGTAAGGCATTTGCTCTATCACGTGTTTACGCAAGTACACACAGCTAAAAAAACGCCTCATACCGCTCCCTAGAATGATGTCACTGCACAATGGTTTAAATCGCTTTAGCGAATTAAACGNCAATGATTTTGGTGGCCAGTTTTAACCAAAAACCTACTCCGCAATTCCAACAAAACATGACCAAATCACCAGCGCAAATAAGTGTGATATTGCTTAACCTCCTCACCCACCACGAAGAAAATTAAAGCAGAATATTGACAATAAACAAAACCCACCTTTAATAATTAGCAATAATGCTCAAATTCAACTAATAATATAAACGCAAAACATCAATATTAACGAAAGTTAATAAATCTGCGGGTCAGGAAGGTATTCCCAGTGCCGGATATACGATAAAACATACTTCAAGCGGATTATGCCTACGTTGTTATTTAATGGTTAATATGCTTTAACTAATAACAAGAACACATAACAATAACGACCCGACACGGAGCGCTTTAGTGAAAAAAATAACGCCAATTGCATCTAGCCTATGTGCACTAACCGTCTGTATGAGCAACCCCGTTTACTCGCAGGACACAGTAAAGAAATCTGGATACGCACTGGAAGAAGTGATCGTCACGGCTCAGAAAAAAGCGGAATCACTGCAAGACACCCCTATTTCACTCACCGCTTTCGGTGAAGAGCGTCTAGAGATAGATGGTATAAGCAGCCTCGGCGACATTGGTTCTAAAGTACCTAGTCTCACAATAGAACCTTTTCCCATCAACAATGCTACATTGCGGATTTTCATCAGGGGTATCGGTATTGCCGATGTTCAAGTCACACAGGATCCACCTGTAGGTATTTATGTTGATGGCGTTTATATTGCCCGATCAACAGGCACCGCGCTCGACGTCGCAGAGCTACAAAGAATAGAAGTATTACGCGGTCCTCAGGGAACGTTATATGGCCGAAATACAACAGGTGGCGCAATTAATCTCGTAACCAAACGCCCCACCACTGACGCCTTCGAGTTAAAACAAAAATTCACAGTCGGTAATCGTGGTTTATTTACCTCCAAAACGTCAGCAAATATTCCTCTGGGCGATACTCTGGCTGCAAAGGTCGCCTATCTCACTACCCAGTCCGATGGTTTTATTGATAACACGGGACCAGGCGGAGACTTTGGTGACAAAGAGGTAAACGGTTATCGCATCGATTTACGCTGGGATATAAGTGACAGCATGACGCTGGATTACGCCTACGACAATTCCGGTTTTGAATATTACAACACCATGTATCAGTCCATTAATCCTGCAATTCAAAATAAGGGACAGGCTGAACCAATACGCGAATTTGCGGTTAGCGAATCAATTCATAGCGCCGATCGCTTTGACAGTATGGCGACATCAAGAAACTTCGAAGAATCCACCACCGATATAGAAGGTCATTCATTTATATTGACAAAAGACTTCGACAATATGCAATTTAAATACATTGGTGCATACAGAGAATTACGAGATGCTTCGTATGCAGATTTGGGTGGCGGAGCGGGGTCTGAAGACTATCGGGTCGATTCCCATGAATATTGTGGCCCAGCCGTAACAGCACAAACCGGCTCAGACTGCTTACCTCTGGTGATTCCTGTCATCAGCCAAGAGCAATTCTCACATGAGTTCCAACTAAGTGGTTCACTGTTTAACGACAGCTTAGACTATATATTAGGTGCCTATTACTTCGAAGAAGAGGCAACCGAAGATAATTCACCGTTACACCATCAGTTCAGCGCCAAACTCAGCAATGACATTATTCCCATCCCTGTACTAGGGGAAATTCTTGTCGGCGTACTCGTCGGCGCAGGCGATTTGCACATGGTTAACATGTTGTCACAGCGTTATGACATTAAAAACGAAGCAAAAGCAGTGTTTGGCCAATTCACATGGACCCCAAACCTGTTTGACAAACGCATGCACTTAACCTTTGGCGCCCGTTACTCAGATGACTCACGAGAAGCCCTCAAAAACCAAACAGACAAAACCTATATTGAATCACGCACACTTAACCTAGCTATCGACACAGAAGATCTAAGCGCCTTATCACCAGTACTCGCTCAAGCTGGATTCTTACTACCCGGTGACCGTAGCTTTGACAATATACTTGGCCAAAAGGATTTCGATGACCTCTCCTTCAGCTTTATTGCTGAATTCGATATCACCGACGACATCAATGTTTACGGTAAATATGTTCAAGCCTACAAATCTGGCGGCTTTAATACTCGCGATCCCCAGCGTGGTAGTACTGGATACGCCGAAGGCACCGCCGGTAAGGGTGACGACACGGCTGTGGCTGCGCCAGATGGGAATGTATATGGCTTCGGTTTTGCCGATGGTTTTGACGAAGAACACGTTGCCTCATTAGAAGCCGGTATTAAAAGCGAATTGATGGATCGTCGTCTGCGTGTAAACGCGAATGTGTTCTTTAGTGAATACACTGACATCCAGCTCAACTTTATTCTTGGCGGCACAGTCGCAGACACCAAGGTCACCAATGCCGGTGAAGCAGAAATGCAAGGCTTTGAAACCGATATCACTTTCCTTGCCACTGAAAACCTGATGTTTATGCTGAATTACGCATACCTGGACACCGAAGTGACCAAGGCATTTGATGAGTTTGGCAATGATCTCACCGATACCTTTGGCTTCTACTCTGCCCCTCAGCAATCCTATACTGCATCGGCAGATTACACAGTTGGTCAATACGACTGGGGACAACTTGCCATCAACCTCAGCTATAACTACATGGATAAGCGGCGGGGCGGCGTTAGAGATGCAAACGCCAAAAACGTCTACATAGGAGAATACGGTCTATTTAATGGTCGCATCAGCTTTAGCGAGATCCAGTTAAGCAACTACGGTACGCTCTATCTTGGGCTATGGGGTAAAAACTTAACTGATGAGGAGTATGAAATTACAGCTATTGATAATATTCCCCACAGCGATCGAAGCGTAATCTGGGGTACACCAATTAGTTATGGTCTCGATGTAATCTACCAATACTAACTGCATATCAATGTAAAAAAGGCAGCTCCAGGCTGCCTTTTTTACATCTACCATTAAAATAGCTAACTTACATCCCTACAAAGGGCTGTACCAATTTTGCCAACCATCCTTTAAACACTAAGGGGGCATCCATTCCAGCTAAACAAATACAGTCCATATCATCATCTGCGATAGGTTGGTGCTCAACGCTGCCGTCCAAATCTGCCACATCACCTGCATTGAATTGCCCTAGTTTATCGCTATAACCGCCGCTAAGGATCATTGTTAACTCACTGCGCCTATGGCTATGAACCGGCATTCGCTGCCCCGCCGCTATCCTTAATAAGCGAGCATTTCCCTCACCACAATCTATAACAACCTGCTTTAAACCCGGTGCAATTGTCTTTTTCCAAGGCAATTTATCAAAATCGCTCTCATTGAGCATTTTCCGTAATAAGCTTGGCATTTGACCTTGAGAGTTGTCGCCCACCACTTCAACACGACCAACAGCCTGCGTTGCGATGGGCGCTGACTGCACTTCTAGCTGCTGTAAAACATTTAAACGAGCCCGCTCTGACAGTGCCTGGGGAGCCATGGCCGACATTAATTCGCCACCCAAACTTTCACCTTCACGCACTTTTGCACGGCATTCAGCGCAGAACTCTAAATGGCTCCCCACCACTAATGCCAAAGCAGCAGGTAAGGATCCGGCTGAATAGCTCAGTAACGTTTCTTCATTGGGGTGGTGCTCTATGCCGCTCATACGTCATTTTCTCCAAAATGCTGGCGAAATGCTCTAATCGCCAGCCTCAAACTCGATTTTACACTGCCCAATGGCATACTTAACTCTTCGGCAATCTCACTGTGACTCTTGCCCTCGTAATAGGATTTATAGACAACCTGTGCTTGATTAACCGGCAAGGTGTCTAACACGGCTTTGAGTCGTTCGCCGTCAGCATTAAGCCTTACCTCAGAATCAGCAGTCTCAGCTAAATTTTCATCTGATTCATAAGCAATACCACGCTGCTTACGTAATTTGTCGATCCACAGATTTCTTGCCACACGAAATAACCATGTACTGACTGCCGCTTTCTCGCGATGATAAAGATGTGCTTTGTTCCACAACGCCAATAGCGCTTCCTGAGTAAGGTCTTCAGCCATGGAAGCAGCCGCACCCTGCCCCAATAAATACGCATTAACGCGAGGGGAAAAGTGATCGAATAACAACATAAAACTGTCTTTATCGCGACTCTCTGTAATACGAGCCACACAATCAGCCCAAAATTCACCATTGCGCTCAGGCTCAGCGGCATTTCCTGCCATTAAAAAACCCCTTAATTCAAATCCTATACGCTAAATCCAGTCGTTTAGATTTTAGCTCATCCAGTTTCACTTTTATGACCACGACATTGCCACAATCAAGGCAATCTCAAAATACCCCACCAACAATCAATAAGCCCAATAAAAAACCAGAACATTCTCCAAAGGCATAAGATACGCGGTACACGCCACTAAAAATACCGTACCCAGCACAGCTGAATACAAATTTGTGGTCTAAATAAGTCCTTAAACCACTCCTTATTCGGGCAAGCTTCTATACTTGACCAGACACACCAATAAGCATCTACCATAACGATAAGACAGACTAGCACAGCCAAGAACAATAATTAGCATTGCCGCTGCCGCCTCTCAGCTATACCATTAAGACTGAAAAATACGGAGAGAAACATGCTTTTGCCTAGCACCAAATCAATGCCCGACCTTATTGGCAACACCCCACTACTTCACCTCAAGCAAGTATCTGAGCTCACTGGCTGCAACATTCTCGGTAAGGCCGAGTTTCTTAATCCCGGTGGCTCTGTCAAAGACCGTACCGCCTTGGGTATTATTCGTGACGCTGAGAAAAAAGGCACGCTAAAACCAGGGGGAACCATTGTTGAAGGTACCGCAGGTAATACCGGCATAGGCTTAACTCTTATCGCCAACGCGCTAGGCTATAAAAGTGTGGTGGTTATGCCTCATAGTCAAAGCCGTGAGAAGATTGAATTATTAGACCTCTATGGCGCCGACCTCAGGTTGGTTAACGCCACCAATTACAATGATCCCA contains:
- a CDS encoding Hpt domain-containing protein yields the protein MIIDRNRMRSMTKNNQKLISTVSQLFLNELPDMILNIEHAYQAANRDELANAVHRLKSGLGNFVTSDYYQEFSYIEMIARDNKPPIVPLDKWFDEWDHTKSKLDILSAELKEMAGI
- a CDS encoding chemotaxis protein CheA, which translates into the protein MAIDLDMAEIHAIFFEESAEGVDVMESGLLNLTPDNIDVETINNIFRAAHSMKGGAATFGFLEISNFTHGVETLLDEMRGGQREASEDVIEVLLASVDCIRDMLDASQHQREANKEIIDSVQVRIDALLDKKTTTGSGEVSTEPDQTVSEASAESGWKIRYAPETTIFKTGNEPKRLFRELAAMGEISLVSSLSQDANFELMDPEACYASWEIELRGNIEKAAVLDVFEWVSNQSEISIEPLLELATAEQHAPKTIPASSPIIAESAEKPATSKPAATHAPAKDSGSIRVSIDKIDMLLNLVGELVITQSMLARFGDKESTDPETQGLRDGLLVLERHTRELQESAMQIRMLPIGASFSRFKRLVRDMSTKLGKKVELKLSGENTELDKTVLEKMSDPLVHLVRNSLDHGIEMPADRLKAGKPEVGVLHLSAYHEGGNIVIKVSDDGAGLNREKILAKAIERGIVAASDSLSDEQINNLIFQPGFSTADKVSDLSGRGVGMDVVRRNIMDLGGRIDLQSTLGKGSTLKIRLPLTLAILDGQLVRVGSHVYIFSLLSIVETVLVSKGQISTLAGKGNVYRLRDDYIPVTRLSDAFNTASNSMLNHAEGKNGDLLVVVESDGKKLGLFVDELLEQQQVVVKSLEENYLPVSGLAGATILGDGNVALIIDVPGLVHSIDVSPVEKTLEISAA
- a CDS encoding sigma-70 family RNA polymerase sigma factor is translated as MAGNAAEPERNGEFWADCVARITESRDKDSFMLLFDHFSPRVNAYLLGQGAAASMAEDLTQEALLALWNKAHLYHREKAAVSTWLFRVARNLWIDKLRKQRGIAYESDENLAETADSEVRLNADGERLKAVLDTLPVNQAQVVYKSYYEGKSHSEIAEELSMPLGSVKSSLRLAIRAFRQHFGENDV
- a CDS encoding response regulator: MANILAVDDSPSMRQLVSMTLRRAGHEVHSLEDGTDALSFAKNQGVDVVLTDVHMPNMDGITLTSELRRLPSYRFTPILMLTTESSSDMKMRGKEAGATGWIVKPFDAEALLRILDRVLEPKGI
- a CDS encoding chemotaxis protein CheW, with product MSVESLELSPSDMLHADTNQYLTFMLNGEEYGVEILRVQGIQGWDTVTPIPSSPNYVLGVMNLRGAIVPIIDLRKRFDMESIEFGPTTVIIVVRVENGDKERTIGMVVDAVSEVYRVDEQAVQAMPDFGGAVRADFIKGLSTVDDKMLILLDIDKLLSIKEVMSTAA
- a CDS encoding diguanylate cyclase → MDVLIVDDDAITRLALCTALEEWGFVPIVAENGDQALQKLEAETAPHLLIIDWSMPGMSGPELCKSIRKRDDGQFFYILMLTGKEGNEAIVEAMEAGADDFLNKPFDHRVLKVRTAAGSRIVRLEQTLNQLASRDALTQCWNRRMIDELFANSIAESTRKQTTFSLMILDIDHFKKVNDTYGHAGGDMALKHIVNILNTNLREYDQVGRYGGEEFVVLLPATDQNEAWGVAERIRSAIQFQPTRISDDVKIDLTVSIGLAQFDRRQDANQSAFFERADKALYNAKQSGRNRIVSAE
- a CDS encoding TonB-dependent receptor, with protein sequence MKKITPIASSLCALTVCMSNPVYSQDTVKKSGYALEEVIVTAQKKAESLQDTPISLTAFGEERLEIDGISSLGDIGSKVPSLTIEPFPINNATLRIFIRGIGIADVQVTQDPPVGIYVDGVYIARSTGTALDVAELQRIEVLRGPQGTLYGRNTTGGAINLVTKRPTTDAFELKQKFTVGNRGLFTSKTSANIPLGDTLAAKVAYLTTQSDGFIDNTGPGGDFGDKEVNGYRIDLRWDISDSMTLDYAYDNSGFEYYNTMYQSINPAIQNKGQAEPIREFAVSESIHSADRFDSMATSRNFEESTTDIEGHSFILTKDFDNMQFKYIGAYRELRDASYADLGGGAGSEDYRVDSHEYCGPAVTAQTGSDCLPLVIPVISQEQFSHEFQLSGSLFNDSLDYILGAYYFEEEATEDNSPLHHQFSAKLSNDIIPIPVLGEILVGVLVGAGDLHMVNMLSQRYDIKNEAKAVFGQFTWTPNLFDKRMHLTFGARYSDDSREALKNQTDKTYIESRTLNLAIDTEDLSALSPVLAQAGFLLPGDRSFDNILGQKDFDDLSFSFIAEFDITDDINVYGKYVQAYKSGGFNTRDPQRGSTGYAEGTAGKGDDTAVAAPDGNVYGFGFADGFDEEHVASLEAGIKSELMDRRLRVNANVFFSEYTDIQLNFILGGTVADTKVTNAGEAEMQGFETDITFLATENLMFMLNYAYLDTEVTKAFDEFGNDLTDTFGFYSAPQQSYTASADYTVGQYDWGQLAINLSYNYMDKRRGGVRDANAKNVYIGEYGLFNGRISFSEIQLSNYGTLYLGLWGKNLTDEEYEITAIDNIPHSDRSVIWGTPISYGLDVIYQY
- a CDS encoding ChrR family anti-sigma-E factor; translation: MSGIEHHPNEETLLSYSAGSLPAALALVVGSHLEFCAECRAKVREGESLGGELMSAMAPQALSERARLNVLQQLEVQSAPIATQAVGRVEVVGDNSQGQMPSLLRKMLNESDFDKLPWKKTIAPGLKQVVIDCGEGNARLLRIAAGQRMPVHSHRRSELTMILSGGYSDKLGQFNAGDVADLDGSVEHQPIADDDMDCICLAGMDAPLVFKGWLAKLVQPFVGM
- a CDS encoding sulfite exporter TauE/SafE family protein, yielding MDVNAIYSVSPWFAVLLIAVGIVAGVINTLAGGGSNLTLPALMLMGLPADVANATNRVGVLMQSVAAAKDFDKHGQLARHDLLGILKPTLLGSLVGAVIAAFAPSDWLKPALLIAMVSMALIILIRPNIVAPPLGTKALSVSESPKAWGMLFVAGIYGGFVQAGVGFILIAALAGGLRYDLVKTNAIKLVCAAALTLTALAVFVWQGLVAWLPGLILAVGTVIGAKIGVRVALNISPQGLKWFLFIMTVAASAAALFKT